Part of the Vulgatibacter sp. genome is shown below.
CGGTACGCCACCGGAGGATGGATGCTGCTGATCCGCAACGCGCACGAGCTGATGGAGGCGTTCCGCCCGCTCGATCTGCGCCTCTTCGAGCTCCCCGACGAGGCCACCTATCCGCTACTGGTGCGCGACTACCGCGCCTGGCTGGAGACCGGTGGCGCGCGCATCTACCTCGTCTACGAGGACCCGGACACGCACAAGCCCCGCGGCCTGATCTTCCGCCGCCCGAACGCCCGCGGTGCCGGCGGCGTCAGCCACATGTGCAACTGGTGCCACTCGTACGGCGGCCCCGACGAGATCGGCCTCCTCCTCGCCGAGGAGAGCGCCAGGCGCCGGGTCGGCGTGGTGGTCTGCCGCGATCTCGGCTGCCGTGAGCGCGTCGAGGAGGCCGGGGACCTCGCCGGCAGGGACACCGCGGAGGCAAAGCGCCGCGTGGTGGAGCGCATGGCCCGCTTCGCGAACGAGGCCCTGGGGCTCGACACGGCCCACGCCGGTTGATCCGTGGCCGGGGGCCGCGTCCTCGTCGCCGAACGAGGTGGCGACGAATCGAGCCCGCCAGATCCTCCTCGGTCGTCCGCCCCGCAGCCAGGGCTATGAACGCAGGCGCATTTCTCAGCGCTGCGTACGGCGCCTCACTTCGCCCCGGGCCAGAAGGCCATCACGATGTCGAAGACGATGAGGAGCACGATGGCCGCCTCGAGGAGCGTATTGCGACGCATGTCGATCTCACCCTTGAGCAGGGCGTAGACCTGGGCCACCAGCGTCTGCTTGCGGCCGACGCTCTCCTGCCATGACGGCAGCCGGAACCTGCGCACCGCCGCCCGGTAGACCCGCGCCAGGTAGAAGTCGCCGATCACCTTGAGCGAATTCTCCACCCGCTCGGTGAACTCGGTCACCTCGAGGAGCTGCCGCATCACCTTGCGCGCCAGCGCGCCGTAGGGACTCCAGAAGAGCGCCCACCACCTGCCGCCCGCCTCCTCGACCTCGTCGTAGATTCCGTTGAGCTCCACGTCGAGGAGGTCGTCGTAGTAGCGGAGCTCCAGGAGCTGCGAGGTGGCGAATTCGAGGATGTCGGGGATGTCGCGGCTCCCCGAGGGCTCGAGGACGAAGGCGCTGTTCCAATCGATGACCGCGAGGTCGTCGTCGAAATAGCTGTAGGCGTGCTTGAGCACGTCGCCGCGCTCCTCGCTGGCGAGGCGCTTGGGGCTGGTCTCGCCGAGCAGCAGCTTCCCCAGCCCCGGGGTAGCCAGCACCTCCCGCGCGCTGGGGCTGCCCTCCAGCTCCTCGACGAAGATCACCGTATAGGTCTCGACCCCGGGCCAGGCGTGGGTCCCCTCGATGGTGGAGCGCAGCCGGTCGAGGAGCGGATCGAGCTCCAGGCGCGCGTGCTGCTCGAGCACCGGCGTGTCGTAGAGCTCGTCGCAGAGGGGCAGCATCTCGGAGAGTCTGGTGCCCGGCGGGATCGGCACCTCGAAGAGGACCGAGATCGCCGCGAAGTCGAAGAAGCGCGCAGCGACGTCGCACTCGATGGTGCGGGCGACCTTCGGCAGCGCCAGGCTCCGCTTTCCCAGCCCCACGTCGAGGGGCGGGGAGGTGAAGGCCAGCGACTCGGCTCCCTCGCGGGAGAGCTTCGCGCGCTTCTTGCCGGGCGTCTCGATCAGCGTCTGCTCGGCGCGATCGAGGTCGATCTGATCGCCCACGTCGAAGATGCGATAGCAGAGGATGCGGCCCCGGAGGACCGTCGGGCTTCCGTCGCTCACGTCGGAAGAGATAGCCCCGAACGGCGAAGGCGGCCGGAACTTTCGTCCGGGCCGCCTCCGAGAACCGTCTGATATTGGGGCTTTACGGCAGGTTCAGGCCTCGAGGACGCGCAGGCTGCGCTTCTCTTCGTCCTTGGGGAACTGCACCCGGTAGTTGCCGGTGAAGCAGGCGTCGCAGTAGCCCTCGCCGCGGCTTCCCACCGCATCGTGGAGACCACCGGTGCTCAGGTAGCCCAGCGAATCCGCGGTCACGTACTTGGTGATCTCGTCGGTCGAGTGCGAGGAGGCGATGAGCTCCTGCCGGGTCGGCGTGTCGATGCCGTAGTAGCAGGGCCACGCGGTGGGCGGACTGGAGATGCGCAGGTGCACCTCCTTCGCGCCGGCGTTCCGGAGCATCTTCACGATCTTCCGGGAGGTCGTGCCGCGGACGATCGAGTCGTCGATCACCACCACCCGCTTGCCCTTGAGTTCGTTGCCCAGCGCGTTGAGCTTCAGCTTCACGCCGAAGTGG
Proteins encoded:
- a CDS encoding FBP domain-containing protein gives rise to the protein MLLIRNAHELMEAFRPLDLRLFELPDEATYPLLVRDYRAWLETGGARIYLVYEDPDTHKPRGLIFRRPNARGAGGVSHMCNWCHSYGGPDEIGLLLAEESARRRVGVVVCRDLGCRERVEEAGDLAGRDTAEAKRRVVERMARFANEALGLDTAHAG